The Pseudanabaena galeata CCNP1313 genome includes a region encoding these proteins:
- the tnpB gene encoding IS200/IS605 family element RNA-guided endonuclease TnpB — translation MYKAYKYRIYPTSEQETLLAKSFGCARWFWNYALNLCQETYKNTVKGLTRGYIQGLLPALKKEYEWLTEPYSQCLQVVALNLSTAYKNFFDKRAMLPKFKSKHGKQSISYPQNVKFDGDKISLPKIGLVHCQRHRGFDGTIKTVTVSRNPDGKHFVSVLVDDGKGNPELMPVDKAIGIDVGLTHFAITSDGSKFDNPRFFIKHQRNLKRKQQKLSKKKKGSQNRKKARLAVAKVHSKIARCREDFLHKLSRKIVNENQVIAVENLNVKGMVKNHNLAKAISDVGWGMFCTMLKYKAESEGRQYIEIDRWFPSSKTCHVCLNRVDNLTLDVRAWTCKHCGTHHDRDVNAAINIRNEALRILRLGSVRVISLGTSESACGGDVSRSGKTSVLLDAIPVESGSQLCTA, via the coding sequence ATGTATAAGGCGTACAAGTACAGAATCTATCCCACAAGTGAGCAAGAAACCTTGCTTGCAAAGTCTTTTGGCTGTGCGAGATGGTTCTGGAACTATGCCTTAAACCTATGCCAAGAAACCTATAAAAATACTGTCAAGGGGTTAACTAGAGGGTATATACAAGGCTTACTCCCTGCACTCAAGAAGGAATACGAATGGTTAACCGAGCCGTATTCTCAATGCTTGCAAGTAGTCGCATTGAATCTATCCACTGCCTACAAAAATTTCTTTGACAAACGGGCAATGCTGCCTAAATTCAAGTCAAAGCATGGTAAGCAGTCAATTAGTTATCCCCAAAACGTCAAGTTTGACGGTGACAAGATTAGTTTACCTAAGATTGGATTAGTCCACTGTCAGCGCCATCGTGGCTTTGATGGAACTATTAAAACTGTCACTGTTTCTCGCAATCCCGATGGTAAACATTTTGTTTCCGTCTTGGTTGACGATGGCAAAGGTAATCCTGAATTAATGCCAGTGGATAAAGCTATTGGTATTGATGTGGGATTAACCCATTTTGCGATTACCAGTGACGGCTCTAAATTTGATAATCCTAGATTTTTTATCAAACATCAACGCAACTTAAAGCGTAAACAGCAAAAGCTATCCAAGAAAAAGAAGGGTAGCCAAAACCGTAAAAAAGCAAGATTGGCTGTGGCAAAAGTTCACTCCAAAATTGCCAGATGTCGCGAAGATTTTCTGCACAAGCTGTCCCGCAAGATAGTAAACGAAAACCAAGTTATTGCAGTAGAAAATCTCAATGTCAAGGGCATGGTCAAAAATCATAATCTAGCCAAAGCGATTAGCGATGTTGGCTGGGGTATGTTCTGCACAATGCTCAAATACAAGGCTGAAAGTGAAGGAAGGCAATATATCGAGATTGATCGATGGTTCCCTAGCTCTAAAACTTGCCATGTATGCCTAAATCGAGTTGATAACCTCACTCTTGATGTTAGGGCATGGACTTGTAAGCATTGTGGTACTCACCATGACCGTGATGTAAATGCAGCGATAAACATTAGAAATGAAGCCTTGCGGATACTTCGACTCGGCTCAGTACGAGTTATCTCGTTAGGAACTAGCGAGTCTGCCTGTGGAGGAGATGTAAGTCGATCTGGTAAAACTTCGGTTTTGTTGGACGCTATCCCCGTTGAATCAGGAAGCCAGCTCTGTACCGCCTAA
- a CDS encoding DNA-directed RNA polymerase subunit alpha, which produces MAQFQVECVASHTEKDNSQYSQFVLEPLDRGQGITIGNALRRVLLSNLEGAAVTAVRIAGVNHEFATIPGVREDVLDLMLNLKELVLKSYSSAPQIIRLVERGSKLVTATSFHSLPSDIEIVNPNQYIATLSEGATLEMELTIERGKGYRSVDRSKEDHSSPIDTLKIDAVFMPVRKVKYEIKDARIGDAINKESLLIDIWTNGSITPQEALSQAASVLVNLFSPLQEITLAPSLPQERDEQDETKQIHIEELQLSVRAYNCLKRAQINTVADLLEYTQDDLLEIKNFGQKSAEEVMDALKQHLGLTLTESKASKVL; this is translated from the coding sequence ATGGCACAGTTTCAGGTTGAGTGCGTTGCATCCCACACAGAAAAAGACAATAGCCAGTACAGTCAATTTGTACTGGAACCACTAGATCGGGGGCAAGGCATTACCATTGGAAATGCGCTCAGACGGGTATTGCTCTCCAATCTTGAGGGTGCGGCCGTCACTGCTGTTCGCATTGCTGGTGTCAACCATGAGTTTGCGACGATTCCAGGCGTGCGGGAAGACGTTTTGGATTTGATGCTCAACTTGAAAGAACTAGTGTTGAAGTCCTATAGCTCAGCACCACAGATCATTCGTTTGGTAGAGCGCGGTTCAAAATTAGTTACGGCTACCAGTTTCCATTCTTTGCCATCGGATATCGAGATTGTCAACCCTAACCAATACATTGCGACTCTCAGTGAGGGTGCAACCTTGGAGATGGAACTCACAATCGAACGTGGTAAAGGCTATCGCTCGGTAGACCGCTCTAAGGAGGATCACAGTTCTCCGATTGATACACTCAAGATTGATGCTGTGTTTATGCCTGTGCGTAAGGTCAAGTATGAGATTAAAGACGCTCGGATCGGTGATGCGATCAACAAAGAGAGTCTGCTAATCGATATTTGGACAAATGGCAGCATTACACCTCAAGAAGCACTTAGCCAAGCTGCTAGTGTGTTGGTGAATTTGTTCTCGCCCTTGCAAGAAATCACTCTTGCGCCTTCGTTGCCCCAAGAACGTGATGAGCAAGACGAAACTAAGCAAATTCACATTGAAGAATTGCAACTATCTGTTAGAGCTTATAACTGTCTCAAACGCGCTCAGATTAACACTGTTGCGGATTTGTTGGAATACACCCAAGACGATTTACTGGAAATCAAAAACTTTGGTCAAAAGTCGGCTGAGGAAGTTATGGATGCCCTTAAACAGCATCTTGGCTTGACCTTAACTGAGTCCAAAGCTTCTAAAGTTCTGTAA
- the rpsI gene encoding 30S ribosomal protein S9 gives MSDTERSNRAVYWGTGRRKRAIARVRLVPGEGKIVINDKPGDLYLQFNPSYISGVKAPLETLGLENEYDVLVNAHGGGVTGQADAIRLGVARALVELAPENRKPLKVEGYLTRDPRSKERKKYGLKKARKAPQYSKR, from the coding sequence ATGTCAGATACTGAACGTTCTAATCGTGCTGTTTACTGGGGAACTGGTCGTCGTAAAAGAGCGATCGCCCGTGTCCGCCTCGTCCCGGGCGAAGGCAAAATCGTAATCAATGATAAGCCAGGTGATTTGTATTTGCAGTTTAACCCTAGCTATATTTCAGGTGTAAAGGCTCCTCTAGAAACCTTAGGCTTGGAAAATGAGTACGATGTTCTGGTTAATGCCCATGGTGGCGGTGTGACTGGTCAAGCGGATGCAATTCGTTTGGGCGTAGCTCGTGCTTTGGTAGAACTTGCTCCTGAAAATCGTAAGCCTCTCAAGGTTGAAGGTTACTTAACCCGCGATCCTCGTTCTAAGGAACGTAAGAAATACGGACTTAAGAAAGCTCGTAAGGCTCCTCAATACTCGAAACGGTAA
- the rplM gene encoding 50S ribosomal protein L13 → MTTTTLTPNKSYLPKDPDRKWYVIDAEGQRLGRLASAIAVILRGKNKPIYTPHLDTGDFVVVINAEKIAVTGKKSTQKLYRRHSGRPGGMKEETFDKVIARVPERILETAIKGMLPKNTLGRQLFTKLKVYKGASHPHEAQQPETLVINTIPSLK, encoded by the coding sequence ATGACTACAACTACACTTACTCCCAATAAAAGCTACTTACCAAAAGATCCTGATCGCAAATGGTATGTCATTGATGCGGAAGGTCAGCGCCTAGGAAGACTTGCTAGCGCGATCGCGGTAATCCTACGCGGCAAAAATAAGCCCATCTATACGCCCCATCTAGATACTGGCGATTTCGTCGTTGTGATCAACGCCGAAAAAATTGCTGTAACTGGCAAAAAATCCACCCAAAAGCTATACAGAAGACATTCTGGTCGTCCAGGTGGGATGAAGGAAGAGACCTTTGACAAAGTAATTGCGCGTGTGCCTGAACGTATTCTTGAAACTGCCATTAAAGGTATGTTGCCGAAAAATACCCTCGGTCGTCAGCTTTTCACTAAGCTCAAGGTATATAAGGGTGCTAGCCATCCCCATGAGGCTCAACAGCCTGAGACCTTGGTCATCAACACCATTCCATCGCTGAAGTAG
- a CDS encoding LabA-like NYN domain-containing protein: MLPFEQDSGFKPDQILENRGRVAIFIDGSNLFYAALQLGIEIDYTKLLLCLTDGSRLLRAFFYTGVDRTNEKQQGFLLWMRRNGYRVISKELVQLPDGSKKANLDVEIAVDMMALIGSYDTAVLVSGDGDLAYAVDAASYRGVRVEVVSLRSMTSDHLINVADRYVDLEAIKEDIMKISRPQSSSTSPSIATYSYRPISGVASIDSDRDI; this comes from the coding sequence ATGTTACCTTTTGAGCAAGATTCTGGTTTTAAACCAGACCAAATTTTAGAAAATCGAGGGCGAGTCGCCATCTTCATTGATGGCTCTAATCTTTTCTATGCCGCCCTGCAATTGGGAATTGAAATCGACTACACCAAATTGCTCCTCTGCCTTACGGATGGTTCGCGTTTACTACGCGCATTCTTCTATACAGGAGTCGATCGCACCAATGAAAAGCAGCAGGGGTTTCTGTTGTGGATGCGACGCAATGGCTATCGAGTTATTTCTAAAGAACTAGTACAACTACCCGATGGCTCCAAAAAAGCTAACCTTGATGTCGAGATTGCTGTAGACATGATGGCGCTAATTGGTTCCTATGATACGGCTGTACTTGTCAGTGGCGATGGGGATCTTGCCTATGCGGTTGATGCGGCAAGTTATCGCGGTGTACGTGTTGAAGTGGTCAGTTTGCGATCGATGACTAGCGATCATCTGATTAATGTTGCCGATCGCTACGTCGATCTCGAAGCGATCAAAGAAGATATCATGAAAATATCACGACCTCAATCCTCAAGCACATCACCATCGATCGCTACCTATAGCTATCGTCCAATTTCAGGAGTTGCATCCATAGATAGCGATCGTGACATTTAA
- a CDS encoding putative toxin-antitoxin system toxin component, PIN family → MIEITESITICRDRKDDKFLELAINRKADYLITGDRDLLVLHPFRNIQILTPADFLTQIL, encoded by the coding sequence GTGATCGAGATTACTGAGTCAATAACCATCTGTCGCGATCGCAAAGACGATAAATTTCTAGAATTAGCCATAAATCGCAAAGCTGACTATTTGATTACAGGCGATCGCGATTTGCTCGTTCTCCATCCCTTTAGAAATATCCAGATTCTCACCCCAGCCGACTTCCTAACCCAAATTCTCTAA
- the rpsM gene encoding 30S ribosomal protein S13: MARIAGVDLPRDKRIEIGLTYIYGIGLTSAKKILAATKINPDTRVKELTDPEVTTLRQEVESNFQVEGDLRRLEGLSIKRLVDIGCYRGRRHRMGLPVRGQRTRTNARTRRGGRRTVAGKKKAPGKK, from the coding sequence GTGGCTCGCATTGCAGGAGTTGACCTTCCGCGTGACAAGCGCATCGAAATAGGACTAACGTACATATACGGAATCGGTCTAACTAGCGCCAAAAAAATCTTAGCAGCTACCAAAATAAACCCTGACACAAGGGTTAAAGAACTTACTGATCCTGAAGTAACAACTTTACGCCAAGAGGTAGAATCCAACTTTCAAGTAGAAGGCGATCTGCGTCGTCTCGAAGGTTTAAGTATCAAACGCCTAGTAGACATCGGTTGCTACCGAGGTCGTAGACATCGTATGGGTCTTCCTGTCCGTGGACAACGTACTCGCACCAATGCGCGTACTCGCCGTGGCGGTCGTCGTACTGTCGCAGGTAAGAAGAAGGCTCCAGGTAAGAAGTAA
- the metG gene encoding methionine--tRNA ligase: MPLEPIALTTPLFYVNDRPHIGSAYPTIAADAFARFYRLKGHPVMFVTGTDEHGQKIQRTAEKNNLSPQEHCDRTVAEFYSLWEKFNIRFDSFTRTTAPKHQAIVNEFFQRVYDSGDIYLNQQKGWYCVACEEFKEERELPESHHCPIHTNVVCEWRDEPNYFFRLSKYQEALDQFHEAHPNFIQPESRRNEVLGFMKQGLQDFSISRVNLDWGFPIPIDPTHTIYVWFDALLGYVTALLDPDDEPTLANALKKWYPFNLHIIGKDILRFHAIYWPAMLMSAGLELPKRVFGHGLLTKDGLKMGKTLGNTIDPYDLVDRFGADPIRYYFLKEIEFGKDGDFNEERFVAIINADLANSLGNLLNRSLGMANKYCQQTIPVHDPSDRTEVSDLMKPVIEQAKSLGDRVALDYQNLNFRSACEKILELIWNCNKLIDETTPWKLFKAGKQNEVNETLYTLLESVRIAVYLLSPITPTLSISAYQQLGLNFNETSPPDWSHTNWGILESSKALSTPTPIFQRIEKS; encoded by the coding sequence ATGCCCTTAGAACCGATCGCTTTAACCACACCACTTTTTTACGTCAACGATCGCCCACATATTGGTAGCGCCTACCCCACGATCGCTGCGGATGCCTTTGCACGGTTTTATCGGCTCAAAGGACATCCAGTCATGTTTGTCACAGGCACAGATGAACATGGACAAAAAATTCAGCGCACCGCCGAAAAAAATAATCTATCGCCCCAAGAACATTGCGATCGCACCGTTGCCGAATTTTATAGTCTCTGGGAAAAGTTTAATATTCGCTTCGATAGCTTTACACGCACCACTGCACCAAAACATCAAGCGATCGTCAATGAATTTTTTCAGCGGGTTTACGATTCAGGGGACATTTACCTAAATCAGCAAAAGGGTTGGTACTGCGTCGCTTGCGAAGAATTTAAAGAAGAGCGTGAACTCCCCGAAAGCCATCATTGTCCGATCCATACCAATGTTGTCTGTGAATGGCGCGACGAACCAAATTATTTCTTTCGCCTCTCCAAATATCAAGAAGCATTAGATCAATTTCACGAGGCGCACCCCAACTTTATCCAACCTGAAAGTCGTCGTAATGAAGTCCTTGGCTTTATGAAGCAAGGCTTACAGGATTTTTCGATCTCTCGCGTTAACCTCGATTGGGGATTCCCAATTCCCATCGATCCTACCCATACAATTTATGTCTGGTTCGATGCTTTACTAGGATATGTCACGGCTTTGCTCGATCCTGATGATGAACCGACTCTCGCAAATGCTCTCAAAAAGTGGTATCCCTTCAACCTCCATATCATTGGCAAAGATATCTTAAGATTTCATGCAATTTACTGGCCAGCCATGCTCATGTCTGCGGGATTAGAATTGCCAAAGCGAGTATTTGGTCACGGTTTGTTGACAAAAGATGGGCTAAAAATGGGAAAAACCCTAGGCAATACCATTGATCCCTACGATCTAGTTGATCGTTTTGGCGCAGATCCCATACGATATTATTTCTTAAAAGAAATTGAATTTGGCAAGGATGGTGACTTTAACGAAGAGCGATTTGTGGCAATCATTAATGCCGATCTCGCCAATAGTCTTGGTAATTTACTTAATCGTAGTCTTGGCATGGCTAATAAATATTGCCAACAAACTATTCCTGTACATGATCCCAGCGATCGCACTGAAGTCTCAGATTTGATGAAACCAGTGATCGAACAAGCAAAAAGCTTAGGCGATCGCGTCGCCCTTGATTACCAAAATCTTAACTTTCGATCCGCTTGCGAGAAAATCCTTGAACTCATCTGGAATTGCAACAAGTTAATCGATGAAACCACTCCTTGGAAACTATTTAAAGCAGGTAAACAAAACGAAGTTAACGAAACTTTATACACTTTGCTGGAATCTGTAAGGATTGCAGTTTACTTACTATCACCGATTACACCAACTCTCAGCATTTCTGCTTATCAGCAACTCGGTTTAAATTTTAATGAAACATCTCCCCCTGATTGGAGTCACACAAATTGGGGAATACTTGAATCAAGTAAAGCCCTATCTACACCTACTCCAATCTTTCAACGGATTGAAAAGTCATGA
- a CDS encoding TRC40/GET3/ArsA family transport-energizing ATPase produces MRIILMTGKGGVGKTSVAAATGLRCAELGYKTLVLSTDPAHSLADSFMVELGHDPKEVRPNLWGAELDALRELEGNWGAVKRYISEVLQARGLEGVQAEELAILPGMDEIFGLVRVKRHYDEKEYDVLVIDSAPTGTALRLLSLPEVAGWYMRKFYKPLQGMAQVLSPVFEPIFKRVTGFSLPNKEVMDAPYEFYEELEALEKILTDNTTTTVRLVTNPEKMVINESLRAHSYLSLYNVATDMVIANRIIPEEVQDPFFKAWKDNQKQYCEQIHRDFHPLPIKQIPLYAEEMCGIAALERLKETLYGNEDPSQVYYKENTMRVVEENKQYRLELYLPGVPKEKIELTKTGDELNIRIGNHRRNLVLPQALSVLQTSGAKMEDDYLKIRFSTPV; encoded by the coding sequence ATGCGTATCATTTTAATGACAGGAAAAGGCGGAGTGGGCAAAACTTCTGTCGCCGCAGCCACAGGTTTACGCTGTGCTGAATTGGGTTATAAAACTTTAGTCTTGAGTACCGATCCTGCTCACTCTCTTGCTGATAGTTTTATGGTCGAATTGGGGCATGATCCTAAAGAAGTCCGTCCCAACCTCTGGGGAGCGGAGTTAGATGCATTAAGAGAGCTAGAAGGCAACTGGGGTGCTGTCAAGCGTTACATTAGTGAAGTTCTTCAAGCGAGGGGTCTGGAGGGAGTTCAAGCTGAAGAATTGGCGATCTTACCTGGAATGGACGAGATTTTTGGTTTAGTGCGTGTTAAACGTCACTATGATGAAAAGGAATATGATGTTTTGGTAATTGACTCTGCACCCACGGGGACAGCCCTGAGACTGTTGTCTCTACCAGAAGTAGCAGGTTGGTATATGCGGAAGTTTTATAAGCCATTACAGGGAATGGCACAGGTTCTGAGTCCTGTATTTGAGCCTATTTTTAAGCGTGTGACTGGCTTCTCTTTGCCAAACAAAGAAGTAATGGATGCACCCTATGAGTTTTATGAAGAATTAGAAGCTCTAGAAAAAATCCTCACAGATAACACCACCACAACCGTCAGACTGGTGACTAATCCTGAAAAGATGGTGATTAATGAGTCCTTGAGAGCGCATTCCTATCTCAGTCTTTACAATGTTGCCACAGATATGGTGATTGCCAATCGGATTATTCCTGAAGAAGTGCAAGATCCATTCTTTAAGGCATGGAAAGACAATCAGAAGCAATATTGCGAACAAATTCATCGAGATTTCCATCCTCTGCCAATTAAGCAGATTCCACTTTATGCTGAAGAGATGTGTGGGATTGCTGCCCTAGAGCGCTTAAAAGAGACTCTATATGGCAATGAAGATCCTTCGCAAGTCTATTACAAAGAAAATACAATGCGCGTTGTTGAGGAGAATAAGCAGTATCGTTTAGAGTTGTATTTACCAGGTGTACCGAAAGAAAAGATTGAGCTAACTAAGACTGGTGATGAGCTAAACATCCGCATTGGCAATCATCGCCGTAATTTAGTATTACCTCAAGCTCTATCAGTTCTCCAAACCTCTGGGGCGAAAATGGAAGATGATTATCTGAAAATACGTTTTTCTACTCCTGTATAG
- a CDS encoding nucleoside deaminase: MKNLEVHQIWMDQAIALAKDAGNFGEIPVGAVIVNSLGEAIATGVNRKERDQDPTAHAEIVAIREAARVLQDWHLNGCTLYVTLEPCPMCAGAILQARISTLVYGADDPKAGAVRTVANLPDSPVSFHKLEAIAGIRERECQELLQVWFQNLRK, encoded by the coding sequence ATGAAAAATTTAGAAGTGCATCAAATTTGGATGGATCAGGCGATCGCCTTGGCAAAAGATGCAGGGAATTTTGGGGAAATTCCTGTGGGGGCGGTAATTGTGAATAGTCTAGGAGAAGCGATCGCCACTGGGGTAAACCGTAAAGAACGCGATCAAGATCCCACTGCCCATGCAGAAATAGTAGCGATTCGTGAGGCGGCGCGAGTATTACAGGATTGGCATTTAAACGGATGCACTTTATATGTGACTTTAGAACCCTGTCCGATGTGTGCGGGGGCAATTTTGCAGGCGCGGATTAGCACTCTAGTCTATGGTGCTGACGATCCTAAAGCAGGAGCAGTTCGTACCGTGGCTAATTTGCCTGATAGTCCTGTGTCTTTTCACAAGCTAGAGGCGATCGCAGGAATCCGCGAAAGAGAATGCCAAGAATTATTGCAGGTTTGGTTTCAGAATCTCAGAAAATAA
- a CDS encoding Hpt domain-containing protein produces MNQQPPDSPVNLEQLNQISEGDIEFEIEVLHVYVEDVSQRIEKIHDAITRDDWSKIMGEAHHLKGSSANVGALRIQTLAGQLEKLDQAHDQEKALEIINDMFGEIQAVELFIHEKSATLSVQKKI; encoded by the coding sequence ATGAATCAGCAACCACCAGACTCACCTGTTAACTTAGAACAACTTAACCAAATATCAGAAGGAGATATCGAGTTTGAGATTGAGGTTTTGCATGTTTATGTTGAAGATGTCTCGCAGCGTATTGAAAAGATTCATGATGCAATTACTAGAGATGATTGGTCAAAAATTATGGGTGAAGCACATCATCTCAAAGGTTCTAGTGCGAATGTGGGGGCTTTACGAATCCAGACCTTGGCAGGACAACTTGAAAAACTAGATCAAGCGCACGATCAGGAAAAAGCTCTGGAGATTATTAATGATATGTTCGGGGAAATACAGGCTGTGGAGCTATTTATTCACGAAAAATCAGCAACGCTGTCAGTCCAGAAAAAAATTTAA
- a CDS encoding PIN domain-containing protein, giving the protein MNNLRFVLETNVLISSILSKNTPPQKLFDYSMAHGIILMSEATVTEITEVLTRKKFDRYAPLVKRSKFLQTPSIQNRSDRDY; this is encoded by the coding sequence ATGAATAACCTACGCTTTGTCCTCGAAACAAACGTCCTTATCAGTAGTATCTTGAGCAAAAATACACCACCTCAAAAACTATTTGATTACAGCATGGCTCATGGAATTATCTTAATGTCAGAAGCCACAGTCACAGAAATAACCGAAGTCCTCACCCGTAAAAAATTTGATCGTTATGCCCCATTAGTCAAACGCTCAAAATTTTTGCAAACCCCTAGCATCCAAAATAGAAGTGATCGAGATTACTGA
- the rplQ gene encoding 50S ribosomal protein L17: MRHRCKTPQLNKAADQRKALLRALTTELILRGEIKTTRAKADAVRSSVDHMITLAKDGSLHARRQAIAYLYDISVKDGEPVSDRPQTKTKQEQLPEEDRVTTLVDLLFTQAKDRYAERNGGYTRIVRTVSRRGDNSEMAILQLV; encoded by the coding sequence ATGCGTCACCGTTGTAAAACCCCCCAGCTTAACAAGGCTGCCGATCAGCGCAAAGCTCTCCTAAGGGCTTTGACCACTGAGCTAATCCTCAGAGGCGAAATTAAGACCACCAGAGCTAAGGCTGATGCCGTTCGTAGCAGCGTTGATCACATGATCACCCTTGCTAAAGATGGTTCTCTGCACGCTCGTCGTCAAGCGATCGCCTACTTATACGATATTTCGGTCAAAGATGGCGAACCCGTGAGCGATCGTCCTCAGACTAAGACTAAACAAGAACAATTACCTGAAGAAGATCGCGTAACTACCTTGGTTGACTTGTTGTTCACCCAAGCTAAAGATCGCTATGCTGAGCGTAATGGTGGTTATACCCGTATCGTTCGCACAGTTAGCCGTCGTGGTGATAACTCTGAAATGGCGATCTTGCAACTTGTGTAA
- the rpsK gene encoding 30S ribosomal protein S11 produces the protein MARQTTRRTGARKNKRNVPNGVAYIQSTFNNTIVTIADTVGDVISWSSAGASGFKGAKKGTPFAAQTAAESAARRAMEQGMRQVEVMVTGPGSGRETAVRALQAAGLEITLIRDITPIPHNGCRPPKRRRV, from the coding sequence ATGGCTCGTCAAACAACTCGTAGAACTGGCGCACGTAAGAATAAGCGCAATGTCCCTAATGGAGTCGCTTACATCCAGTCTACTTTTAACAACACTATCGTCACGATCGCAGACACCGTTGGAGATGTGATCTCATGGTCTTCGGCTGGTGCTAGTGGCTTTAAGGGCGCTAAGAAGGGCACTCCATTTGCAGCCCAAACTGCTGCCGAATCGGCGGCTAGAAGAGCGATGGAACAAGGAATGCGTCAGGTTGAAGTAATGGTTACAGGTCCTGGGTCGGGTCGCGAAACCGCAGTGAGAGCATTACAAGCTGCTGGGCTAGAGATCACCCTTATTCGTGATATTACTCCTATTCCTCACAATGGCTGCCGTCCTCCAAAGCGCAGACGTGTGTAA
- the truA gene encoding tRNA pseudouridine(38-40) synthase TruA: MFSADSESPHRIALVIQYLGTYFYGWQRQPNHPSVQQTIEEAIAKICGKPTVLHSAGRTDTGVHAAAQVAHFDTSSLIPPHRWAKVLNSYLPEGILICGSAKVAGDWHARFSATWRRYRYTIYTAAIPNLFVKPFSWHYYHDHLDEKLIHQALQPMLGEQDMAAFQRAGSSRPHSRLELQEALCWRDGDFVHVEVQASGFLYGMIRLLVGQLVEVGRSRLSVEAFTNIWQEKRRIEVKYAAPPQGLCLLAIGYADHPFAEFASRKQTLGLNDSHVLNLV; encoded by the coding sequence ATGTTTTCTGCTGATTCTGAGTCTCCCCATCGTATTGCTTTAGTTATTCAATATCTAGGTACATACTTTTACGGGTGGCAAAGGCAGCCAAATCATCCCAGTGTGCAGCAAACGATTGAAGAAGCGATCGCTAAGATCTGCGGAAAACCAACCGTTTTGCATAGTGCAGGTAGGACTGATACAGGAGTTCATGCTGCGGCTCAAGTAGCGCATTTTGATACGTCAAGCTTGATCCCTCCCCATCGTTGGGCAAAGGTACTTAATAGTTATTTGCCTGAAGGAATCTTGATCTGTGGATCTGCGAAAGTAGCTGGTGACTGGCACGCAAGATTTTCGGCAACATGGCGGCGTTATCGTTACACGATTTATACCGCAGCTATCCCGAATCTCTTTGTAAAGCCGTTTAGCTGGCACTACTACCACGATCACCTTGATGAAAAGCTGATCCATCAAGCCTTGCAGCCGATGTTAGGTGAGCAAGACATGGCAGCATTTCAGAGAGCAGGTTCAAGCCGTCCCCATAGTCGCCTTGAGCTTCAAGAAGCACTATGTTGGCGAGATGGTGATTTTGTCCATGTGGAAGTCCAAGCAAGTGGTTTTTTGTACGGCATGATTCGCTTGTTAGTAGGGCAATTAGTCGAAGTAGGGCGTTCGCGCCTGAGTGTCGAAGCCTTTACAAACATTTGGCAAGAAAAACGTCGTATTGAAGTTAAGTATGCTGCTCCCCCACAAGGATTGTGCCTATTAGCGATCGGCTATGCCGATCATCCCTTTGCAGAGTTCGCATCGCGCAAGCAAACACTAGGTTTAAATGACAGCCATGTACTTAACTTGGTCTGA